From a region of the Synechococcus sp. RS9916 genome:
- a CDS encoding TRIC cation channel family protein: MRRQRTAWGAGCLLLLLLVTLSHGVRVHAASVSELRGGWYPWMPYQYIDAKDDGQKLTGLDVELFREIFEQKLQFTLDLPQLNWDEHQQLLREGSRDIAGGAFMTQERGEYAYFSDPYRMEDIVLVARRSSVKARQLLEKRAFIKRFPSSRLRLGVVDGYVYGDFLDAFLKDPVNHKRWLSSSDEQSNLQNLVEGKVDLVAVDRLVGATLIWENNFGDQLVIGEQPIFSGPIVALFSRRSTSPELVQAFNHALKTIRANGTYNMIVRGHLFPMLLGLAADQPWFKLLDIIGTAAFAFSGVLLARKENFSLFGAFVLASLPAVGGGILRDLIVNRDRPAVMDSSHHLAVVCLVVLISYAALRLPERHFRLQLLPVLETKGYWIIQLLDAVGLAAFTVVGVIVAVEERCNPLLVWGPILSAMTGAGGAILRDVIRADASHPALHHELYAEISLLWGFLFSLFIVSYADVESFNLMSIKVAVALTGIGCLLSRVVVIQRRVKAPSFTARNPVSNS, from the coding sequence ATGCGCCGCCAACGAACGGCATGGGGAGCTGGCTGCTTGCTGCTCCTGCTGCTGGTGACTCTCAGTCACGGAGTGCGCGTTCATGCCGCCTCGGTTTCAGAGCTTCGTGGCGGCTGGTATCCCTGGATGCCCTATCAATACATCGACGCCAAGGACGATGGGCAGAAGCTGACCGGGCTCGACGTCGAACTGTTCCGAGAAATTTTCGAACAGAAGCTTCAGTTCACCCTTGATCTGCCCCAGCTCAACTGGGACGAGCATCAGCAGCTGTTGAGGGAAGGCTCACGCGATATCGCTGGAGGGGCCTTCATGACCCAAGAGCGTGGTGAGTACGCCTACTTCTCTGATCCCTATCGAATGGAAGACATTGTGCTGGTGGCACGTCGGAGCAGCGTTAAAGCCAGACAACTGCTGGAGAAGCGTGCCTTTATCAAGCGCTTCCCGAGCAGCCGACTGAGGCTCGGAGTTGTGGATGGTTACGTCTATGGAGACTTCCTTGATGCGTTTCTGAAGGACCCCGTCAACCACAAGCGTTGGCTTTCAAGCTCGGATGAACAGTCGAATCTTCAAAACCTCGTTGAGGGAAAAGTCGACTTGGTGGCGGTTGATCGCTTGGTCGGGGCAACGCTGATCTGGGAGAACAACTTTGGTGATCAGTTGGTGATAGGTGAACAGCCCATCTTTAGTGGCCCAATCGTGGCTTTGTTCAGTCGTCGCAGCACCTCGCCCGAACTGGTTCAAGCCTTCAACCATGCACTCAAAACGATTCGGGCTAATGGCACTTACAACATGATCGTGCGTGGGCACCTCTTCCCCATGCTTCTTGGGCTGGCCGCTGATCAACCGTGGTTCAAGCTGCTCGACATCATCGGGACTGCAGCATTTGCGTTCTCGGGTGTTCTTCTCGCACGCAAGGAGAACTTCAGTCTCTTCGGCGCTTTTGTGCTCGCCAGTCTCCCTGCGGTGGGTGGTGGAATCCTCAGGGATCTGATTGTCAATCGAGACCGCCCTGCGGTGATGGACTCCTCTCATCACCTCGCTGTGGTCTGTCTTGTCGTGCTGATCAGCTATGCGGCACTTCGGTTGCCTGAGCGTCATTTCCGTCTGCAATTGCTCCCTGTGCTTGAAACCAAGGGCTACTGGATCATCCAACTCCTTGATGCTGTGGGCCTTGCCGCATTCACAGTGGTGGGTGTGATCGTTGCTGTCGAGGAGCGTTGCAATCCGCTCTTGGTCTGGGGGCCGATCCTTAGTGCCATGACAGGAGCAGGAGGTGCAATCCTTCGGGATGTGATCAGAGCTGATGCAAGCCATCCAGCTCTCCATCATGAGCTCTATGCCGAGATTTCTCTTCTCTGGGGATTTCTTTTCTCGCTCTTCATCGTCAGCTATGCGGATGTTGAAAGCTTCAATCTGATGTCCATAAAGGTCGCTGTCGCCCTCACTGGCATTGGCTGTTTGTTGTCGCGAGTGGTTGTGATTCAGCGTCGCGTCAAGGCACCATCCTTCACCGCTCGGAATCCAGTCTCCAACAGCTGA
- the psbA gene encoding photosystem II q(b) protein, giving the protein MTTTIQQRSGATGWQQFCEWVTSTNNRLYVGWFGVLMIPTLLAATTCFIVAFIAAPPVDIDGIREPVAGSLIYGNNIISGAVVPSSNAIGLHFYPIWEAASLDEWLYNGGPYQLVVFHFLIGIFCYMGREWELSYRLGMRPWICVAYSAPVAAASAVFLVYPFGQGSFSDGMPLGISGTFNFMLVFQAEHNILMHPFHMLGVAGVFGGSLFSAMHGSLVTSSLVRETTESESQNYGYKFGQEEETYNIVAAHGYFGRLIFQYASFNNSRSLHFFLAAWPVVGIWFTALGVSTMAFNLNGFNFNQSILDGQGRVLNTWADVLNRANLGMEVMHERNAHNFPLDLAAAESTPVALQAPAIG; this is encoded by the coding sequence ATGACCACCACCATTCAGCAGCGCTCCGGCGCCACTGGCTGGCAGCAGTTCTGCGAGTGGGTCACCTCCACCAACAACCGCCTCTATGTGGGCTGGTTCGGTGTGCTGATGATCCCCACCCTGCTGGCCGCCACCACCTGCTTCATCGTTGCGTTCATCGCAGCTCCCCCCGTCGACATCGACGGCATCCGTGAGCCCGTCGCCGGCTCCCTGATCTACGGCAACAACATCATCTCCGGTGCTGTTGTTCCTTCCTCCAACGCCATCGGCCTGCACTTCTATCCCATCTGGGAAGCTGCTTCTCTCGATGAGTGGCTGTACAACGGCGGTCCTTACCAGCTGGTTGTCTTCCACTTCCTGATCGGCATCTTCTGCTACATGGGTCGCGAGTGGGAACTCTCCTACCGCCTCGGCATGCGTCCTTGGATCTGCGTTGCTTACAGCGCACCCGTGGCCGCTGCTTCTGCAGTGTTCCTGGTCTACCCCTTCGGTCAGGGTTCCTTCTCTGACGGCATGCCCCTGGGCATCTCTGGCACCTTCAACTTCATGCTGGTGTTCCAGGCCGAGCACAACATCCTGATGCACCCCTTCCACATGCTGGGTGTGGCTGGTGTTTTCGGTGGCAGCCTGTTCTCCGCCATGCACGGCTCCCTGGTGACCTCCTCCCTGGTGCGTGAAACCACCGAGAGCGAGTCCCAGAACTACGGCTACAAGTTCGGCCAAGAGGAAGAGACCTACAACATCGTGGCTGCCCACGGTTACTTCGGTCGCCTGATCTTCCAATACGCCTCCTTCAACAACAGCCGCAGCCTTCACTTCTTCCTGGCTGCCTGGCCTGTCGTTGGCATCTGGTTCACTGCCCTGGGCGTCAGCACCATGGCGTTCAACCTCAACGGTTTCAACTTCAACCAGTCCATCCTTGATGGTCAGGGCCGCGTCCTGAACACCTGGGCTGATGTGCTGAACCGCGCCAACCTCGGCATGGAAGTGATGCACGAGCGCAACGCTCACAACTTCCCCCTCGACCTGGCTGCTGCTGAGTCCACTCCTGTGGCTCTGCAAGCTCCCGCCATCGGTTGA
- a CDS encoding aspartoacylase has translation MASPRVLVVAGTHGNEINAPWLLDQWQQQPDLIDACGLEVVPVIGNPAAREQGRRYLDRDLNRSFRPDLLEQAAAGTSAVDREMARAQSLVRAYGPKAPKPCSLALDLHSTTAAMGSSLVVYGRRPADLALAAGVQQRLGLPVYLHEADLAQQGFLVERWPCGVVIEIGPVPQMVLTSRIVEATRLSLQACLEVVAEASQGRWTGPQSLLVHRHLGSVDLPRDDQGRPLACVHPSLQGADWRLLMDGDPLFLKADGSEILYDGPSGRVPVFINEAAYGEKGIALSLTERERWPLERSAPEALTALLRAS, from the coding sequence ATGGCGAGTCCGCGGGTCTTGGTGGTGGCCGGAACCCATGGCAACGAGATCAATGCTCCCTGGTTGCTTGACCAGTGGCAGCAGCAACCGGATCTCATTGATGCCTGCGGTCTTGAGGTGGTCCCAGTGATTGGCAATCCTGCGGCGCGGGAGCAGGGTCGGCGTTATCTCGATCGGGATCTCAATCGCAGCTTTCGCCCCGATCTCCTGGAGCAGGCAGCGGCAGGGACATCAGCGGTGGACCGAGAAATGGCTCGTGCCCAAAGCCTGGTGCGTGCATACGGCCCGAAAGCGCCGAAACCTTGTTCGCTGGCTCTCGATCTGCACAGCACCACGGCGGCGATGGGCAGTTCCCTTGTGGTCTACGGCCGTCGACCCGCTGATCTGGCCTTGGCTGCGGGCGTGCAACAGCGCCTGGGCTTGCCGGTGTATCTGCATGAGGCAGACCTGGCCCAACAGGGCTTTCTGGTGGAGCGCTGGCCGTGCGGTGTGGTGATCGAGATCGGGCCCGTGCCTCAGATGGTGCTCACGTCTCGCATCGTTGAAGCAACGCGGCTGAGTCTCCAGGCCTGTCTTGAGGTGGTGGCCGAGGCCTCGCAGGGCCGGTGGACTGGGCCGCAGTCTCTGCTGGTGCACCGCCATCTCGGCAGTGTGGATCTGCCCCGTGACGATCAGGGCCGCCCTCTCGCCTGCGTGCATCCCAGTCTTCAGGGGGCTGATTGGCGTCTGCTGATGGACGGCGATCCCTTGTTCCTCAAGGCTGACGGCAGCGAGATTCTCTACGACGGCCCCTCGGGCCGGGTGCCCGTCTTCATCAATGAGGCAGCCTACGGCGAAAAGGGCATCGCCTTGAGCCTGACCGAGCGTGAGCGTTGGCCCTTGGAGCGGTCAGCGCCAGAAGCCTTGACCGCTCTATTGAGGGCGTCTTAG
- a CDS encoding glutathione S-transferase C-terminal domain-containing protein, whose amino-acid sequence MAVPPLVVATAREGWRWQWRQLMQGLGPADTEGRYVRPPSDRLEVTVPDAAALDRRSVLQRPRLVIGRSCPWAHRTWLMHRLRQLEGSLELLMATADHRAGRWTLEPTWMDCSTLVELYRHCGTPPNHRATVPALVDPGDHGHCAAELLGNDSAALSEALNRWPGGDGAPDLAPQGTQEAIERWQTLLQPAVNDGVYRCGFARTQKAYDEASDALFAALDQVEAALQQKGPWLCGAQLTIADVRLFPTLIRWELVYAPLFGCSARPLWMFPALWRWRQRFYALPGVAATCDGEAWRRDYFGALFPLNPGGLVPAGPDLNTLISAAPQ is encoded by the coding sequence ATGGCTGTTCCACCACTGGTCGTCGCCACCGCACGGGAAGGCTGGCGCTGGCAGTGGCGCCAGTTGATGCAAGGGCTCGGGCCAGCCGACACCGAGGGGCGCTATGTGCGTCCCCCCAGTGATCGTCTGGAGGTAACCGTGCCTGATGCTGCTGCTCTGGATCGGCGCTCAGTGCTGCAGCGCCCACGCCTGGTGATCGGACGCAGCTGCCCCTGGGCCCATCGCACCTGGCTGATGCACAGGCTCAGGCAGCTGGAAGGCAGCCTCGAGCTGTTGATGGCCACGGCCGATCACCGCGCCGGACGCTGGACCCTGGAACCGACCTGGATGGATTGCAGCACCCTGGTGGAGCTCTACCGGCACTGCGGCACGCCCCCCAATCACCGCGCCACGGTGCCGGCACTGGTGGATCCCGGAGACCATGGCCACTGTGCTGCGGAACTCCTGGGCAATGACAGTGCGGCCCTCAGCGAAGCCCTCAATCGCTGGCCTGGCGGGGATGGAGCCCCAGACCTGGCCCCGCAAGGCACCCAAGAGGCCATCGAGCGTTGGCAAACCCTGCTGCAACCAGCAGTGAATGATGGGGTGTATCGCTGCGGCTTTGCTCGAACGCAGAAGGCCTATGACGAGGCCAGCGACGCACTGTTCGCCGCCCTGGACCAAGTGGAAGCGGCTCTGCAGCAAAAAGGGCCGTGGTTGTGCGGTGCACAGCTGACGATCGCCGATGTGCGCTTGTTTCCCACCCTGATCCGCTGGGAGCTTGTGTATGCCCCCCTGTTTGGCTGCAGCGCCAGGCCGTTGTGGATGTTCCCTGCCCTATGGCGCTGGCGCCAGCGCTTTTACGCCCTGCCCGGAGTCGCAGCCACCTGCGATGGCGAGGCCTGGCGGCGGGATTACTTCGGCGCGCTCTTCCCGCTCAATCCCGGCGGACTGGTTCCTGCGGGGCCGGACCTGAACACATTGATCAGCGCGGCACCCCAGTAG